The following DNA comes from Cryobacterium psychrophilum.
GGCAAGATGATCAAGGGCATGGGCGGAGCGATGGACCTCGTGCACGGCGCCGACACCGTGATCGTGGTCATGGAGCACGTGACAAAAACCGGCGACTTCAAGATCAAGACAGTCTGCGACCTGCCGCTGACCGGTAAAAGCGTCGTCACCCGGATCATCACCGACCTCGCCGTCATCGATGTCACCGTAGAGGGTCTCGTGTTGCGCGAGCTGGCTCCGGGCGTCACCGTCGGGGAGGTTCAGGGCGCGACCGAAGCTGTTCTGCTGGTACCGGAACCCCCGACAACCATTCGAACCCTGATCCGTGACGGAGACGCCGCATGACCGCGCTGCGCGAAGTGGTGATCTGCGAACCGTTGCGCACTCCGATCGGCCGGTTTGGCGGCGCATTCAAGACGGTCGCCCCCGCGGATCTGGCGGCCGCGGTCATCGCCGCGCTGATCGAACGCACCGGCCTCGATGGCGCCCTCGTCGATGACGTTATTTTCGGACAGGCCTATCCGACCGCCGAGGCGGCCCCGGTTGCTCGGGTCGCCGCCCTCAACGCCGGCCTGCCAGTGACCGTGGGCGGGGTGCAGGTTGATCGTCGGTGCGGTAGCGGGCTGCAGGCGGTGCTCGACGCCGCCATGCAGGTGCAGACTGGCGTGAGTGATGTGGCCATCGCGGGCGGGGTCGATGTGATGAGCCAGGCACCGTTCTATACCGTTGACTCCCGCTGGGGTATCGCCGGAACCGCCGGCATGCTGCTGCGGGATGCCCTCGGCCGAGGCCGCGAAACCGCAGGAGGTCGGCACTACCCGGTGCCCGGTGGCATGCTCGAAACCGCCGAGAACCTGCGCCGCGACTACTCGCTCGACCGGGTCGAACAAGACGAACTCGCCGTCGAATCCCAGCGCCGCGCCCTCGCCGCCGTCGTCGACGGACGCTTTCTCGATGAGATCGTGCCGATCACCGTGCCCGGCCGCAAGGGGCCCGTGGTCGTCTCCGTCGACGAGACCCCGCGCGAAACCACGCTGGACGCCCTCGCCGGCTTGCAACCGATCATGGGCAAAGGGGATGCCGCCGCTACCGTAACCGCCGGCAACGCGAGCGGGCAGAATGACGCGGCAGCCGCCTGCATTGTTACGACCCCGGAGCGCGCCGCCGAGCTCGGCCTGACCCCGGTGGTGCGCCTCGCGTCGTGGGCGCGGGCCGGCGTCGAACCCTCGTGCATGGGCCTCGGGCCAGTGCCGGCCACGAAGCTCGCGCTCGAGCGGGCCGGACTCACCCTCGCCGACATCGACCTGATCGAACTCAACGAGGCCTTCGCCGCGCAGGTGCTCGCCGTCTCCCGGGAATGGAACTTCACCGAAGCTGACTGGGAACGCACCAACGTCAACGGCTCCGGCATCTCGCTCGGTCACCCGGTCGGTGCGACCGGCGCCCGCATCCTCGCCACCGCCAGTCGCCACCTGCAGCGCACGGAAGGCCGATACCTGCTCGAAACCATGTGCATCGGCGGCGGACAGGGCCTCGCGGCGATCTTCGAGCGTGCCTAGGTGATTGACTCGAATCGATCGGCCCCCTGAGGCTGAGATGCCAGGCTGGCAAGACACTCTGGACGTCGGCCTGGCGGGATAGCTGCCGTGAAGACGATACTTGAGGCAGCGGCCAAAATACCGAAAACTGAGCTCACACGGGAGACGGTGGCCGCGAAGGAATGGATGAGCTTGGCCAAGGAGCGAGGACTGGCCCGGGATGGGGCCGATGGGCTCGGGGCCCACACGTGAAAACTTGATGCACGCACGTTTATTCACCGTTTATTGAGTCGAGACTGGCCGATGTAGGTCGAGGTGTTTCGATAGAATGAGAGCAGATCTCACAAAGAACCCCCGGTCAGATTCAGATTAGTCGAGGTTTTCGGCGCCTGGGCAGACAGATCGAAAAGGGATCGTCGCAAGCCGTCGGTCCTGGGTTCGAGTCCTAGCCGCCCTACGTAAATTATTTGCTGTGACCAGCGCTTTTCGCGGTGGTGGCCCACCAAGCCCGCAACGTCGCGATGGATGGTCTCCGTGCTCAGATTGAGCGTGCTGGATTTCGAGTTGACTCGGTGAGCGGGTCGGTCATGTACGCGTCCCAGTCCAAGGTGTCGCGGAACCCGTCGGCGAGAAAATGGTCGCTGTGCCTCACCGCGGTATGAAAATTTTCCCACTGCCGGGCCTCGAACGCGGACAGGACGCTTGACGGTACGCGATGAGCAGAACGCCGAGGGCGTGAACGCAGCGCCGAAGGCATTCAGGATTGCTGTTGATGAATGGTCTGCTCACCATCAGGTACGGACGCCTGCGCCAGAATTCAGCGCGCGGTCTCGAGGGCGACGAGGCGTTTCTCAAGTGCAAGAGTGCTAGATATCATCGCGACTGCAAAGTATTCCAGGTCGACTTTCGTTCCGGCATCGGGTGCCAGAAGCAGGGTGTCGAGTAGCTTGCGTGTGATTGCGAGGCTTTCGGGCATGTCGTCGCGAAGGCGGCGATATTCGTCGACGTTTGTCATGGCCGGATCTTATACCTGCGCTGCCACACGCTGACAGAGCAACGCTGAAAGAGCGAGGAGCCTCGCGTGAGCGCCTACTCGCGTTCCTCGGCACAGTCAACACCTGCCGACGAACCACGTCGGCGGTGAGCTTGACCGCGATATCGCGGTGAAACTTTGGATCCACCGGTTTCTGAACGGCCCTCGCCCTGTTCCATGAACGATTCCCTGCAAGGCGAGCCCGGGCGAGCCGTGCGGAGACGGCGTTCTTGAGGAGGGCTTGCGCGTGTTCTGACCGATTCCGGTAGGGGCGTGATGGTGGTTATCGACAAAGTCCGCCCACGAAAGTGCGCACCGGTTCTCCACCACCACCGATCCCAAGATCCTCGCCCTGCCGGGCACGACCTGGATCAACAAACCCATGGAGACCACGACCGCCGAGTTGGAGGAGCCACCAACCGATGTCGAATTAGCTGCCTAAACTCCCGCTGGATTCATCTGCCTTGACGGGATGGCAGTCGCGTCCGAAAAGCATGCGGCGACCGCAACCGACACCACCGCGCTCTTGTCGCCCTGGGAGCAGACAGTGGATGTGGTGACGCACCAGCTCTCGACTATGGATTCGGCCCTATCGTTGGGATGGGGTTTCCCCGGGAACACCCGATCGTCCGGAATAGGACTGTAGTGGCGACACTCTCCGCGCCAACCTCCGACGAGACAATCACCTTGACAGCTACCGTGTCCCTCTATCGATGACTACGGTACGGTGCCCGTGATCATCTTCAAGAGGGCGGCCGCCGCTGTCGAGAGCAGCGTCGTAGCGAACGCGGCGCCAGCTGCGACAGCGAGGCCGGAGCCCCAAACCACGAATCTATTGACGCTGTAGATGTCCCCTACGCGATCGAGGCCTAGGCCAGCCGATCGCAAGGAGCGCACATCGAATGCGAATCCGAGGGCGATGAATACGATTAGTACCTGAAGGAGCCGCAAAAGCAGAATCCCTTGCAGCTGTCGCCCGTCGCGTTATTTGACGATGGCGGCGTCATCTTCGGTGACGATGTCCGGGTGTAAAAAAGCCCCGCCGGTGGATTCCGGCGGGGCTTTCATCGTCATGTTGACGTGGTGGTCGTCACTCGCGACGCGGGGTCACTCGCTGTTCTCGGTGATCGCCGATTGCGCCGCGGCCAGGTCGACGATCGCCTTGTCGGCGGCGTAGGTCGCGATCAGCGCGGCGACGGCGAGGTTGTTCACCGCCCGCGGATAGCCCCGCGAGGCGAGGTGGATGGCATGGATCGCGTCGTCGGAGAAGAGCGGGTCTGACCGCCCCGCGAACTTGAGGTGTTGCCGGATGTAATCCGTCGTGTCGCCGGCGCCCATCCCGGTGATTGTGTAACGCGTGGAGATGCGTTGATCCAGCGCCGAGAGCACCGCGAGTTTCAGCCGGCGGCGGAGTGTGGGCTGGCCGATGAGGAGCATTGCGAAGTGCGACCCCGTGTCCATGTCGCTGTTGGTGAGCATGCGGAGCGCTTCGAGGTCGGTGTTGGTGAGCAGGTGCGCTTCATCGATCACGACCACGGGCAGGCGGGCGCGTTCGTCGAGTTCCCCGGCGAGCAGCGTCGCGGTTTGCGAGGCGAGCACTCCGGAGAAGAACGCCGGGGTTCCGCCGAGCGCGGTGACGATGCGGGTGTGGATGCCGCGCATCGTGATCGTCGGGTCTGGGATGTAGATCACCTGATGCCGGGAGGGTTCTAGCCCGGCGAGAGCAGCGCGAACAGCGACGGTTTTCCCGGCGCCGACTTCACCACTGATCACCCCGAGCTGACGCTGACTGACACACCAATCGATGCGGGCGATCGCTTCCCGGTGCGAGGGGTGCGGGTGCAGGGCTTGCGGTGGAATGTCCCGGGCGAAGGGCATGCGGGTGAAGCCGTAGTGCGATTGCAACGTGTCGATACTCATCGGGTCACCTCCGAAACGGTCGGCACGAAGACGACCTTGCGGGCCGTCGCGGTGGACGCTTTGACGAAACTGATTGGCTCGCCAGCCATCGTGCCCTTATGGCGGGTCTCGACCAGGCGGAGGTAGTCGATGCCGGAGGCGGCGTTTTTCGCGCCGGTCTCGATGCTGTCGGCCGCGGCGGACGCGGCCTTCTTATGCACGTGCCGGCGAATTTCGCTGAGCACGGCTATGCCCGCCGGGACGCCGTTGCCGGCCGAGACGGTGATCAGCCCGGCGAGGTCGAAGGGGTCATAAACCAGTTCCACCCGTTTGCCGACGAGGAGCTGATCGACTTGGTAGGTGTTGGACTGCAACGACACCGTCGCGGACTTCGTCACCGTGCGGATCGTCGACCAGCGGAATGCCTCCGCGATGACGGTCTTCTCTTTCCGCACCGGGCGTCGTCCTGCCCAGCTGGCATCCCAGCGTTGCAGCGGGGTTTGCCCCGTCGTGGAGTGGACGGCCTGGTGGTAAACCATCTCCACCCACGACGTGAACAACGCATTCAACTCATCCAGCGACGTCACCATGCTGCCCACCCCGGCATCGACCTCGCCGGTCGCGGTGTCGACGGTGGTGATCTCGGTGAGGAATTGCGAGTTGACGGTGTTGAAGAACCGTTCGATCTTCCCGCGGCCCTGCGGAC
Coding sequences within:
- a CDS encoding acetyl-CoA C-acetyltransferase, giving the protein MTALREVVICEPLRTPIGRFGGAFKTVAPADLAAAVIAALIERTGLDGALVDDVIFGQAYPTAEAAPVARVAALNAGLPVTVGGVQVDRRCGSGLQAVLDAAMQVQTGVSDVAIAGGVDVMSQAPFYTVDSRWGIAGTAGMLLRDALGRGRETAGGRHYPVPGGMLETAENLRRDYSLDRVEQDELAVESQRRALAAVVDGRFLDEIVPITVPGRKGPVVVSVDETPRETTLDALAGLQPIMGKGDAAATVTAGNASGQNDAAAACIVTTPERAAELGLTPVVRLASWARAGVEPSCMGLGPVPATKLALERAGLTLADIDLIELNEAFAAQVLAVSREWNFTEADWERTNVNGSGISLGHPVGATGARILATASRHLQRTEGRYLLETMCIGGGQGLAAIFERA
- a CDS encoding ExeA family protein, with amino-acid sequence MSIDTLQSHYGFTRMPFARDIPPQALHPHPSHREAIARIDWCVSQRQLGVISGEVGAGKTVAVRAALAGLEPSRHQVIYIPDPTITMRGIHTRIVTALGGTPAFFSGVLASQTATLLAGELDERARLPVVVIDEAHLLTNTDLEALRMLTNSDMDTGSHFAMLLIGQPTLRRRLKLAVLSALDQRISTRYTITGMGAGDTTDYIRQHLKFAGRSDPLFSDDAIHAIHLASRGYPRAVNNLAVAALIATYAADKAIVDLAAAQSAITENSE